In Syntrophotaleaceae bacterium, the DNA window CCTTTCTCTACTCGTTGATTTATCACGATGCGCGCTCAGCCCTCGAAACCGTCGGGCTCGATCCGGCCGTCGGCTTCCTGCATCGCGATCGCCCTGGCCGCCTGAGCCTGGCTCTCGACCTGATGGAAGAGTTCCGCCCCATGTTGGGTGATCGCCTGGCATTGTCACTGATAAATCTCGGCCAAGTCCGGAAAAAAGGCTTCAATGTCACCGAGTCAGGAGCAGTGATCATGGATGACGATACTCGAAAGGTGGTGCTGACGGAATACCAGAAGCGGAAGCAGGTCGAGATTGAGCATCCCTTTCTCAAGGAGAAATTGCCGTTGGGGATGTTGCTTCTCGCCCAGGCCCAATTGCTCAGTCGCTATCTGCGAGGCGACCTGGACGAGTATCCGCCCTTCATCTGGAGGTGATTCATGATGGTGTTGGTAAGCTACGACGTGGCCACATCGGATACCGCCGGTCCCAGACGCTTGCGCAAGGTCGCGAAAATCTGCACAAACCACGGCCAGCGGGTGCAGTTTTCCGTATTCGAATGTCTGGTCGATCCAGCCCAATGGGTGGCCATGCGGCAGCAACTGGTAAAGACGATCGATGAAACCCAGGACAGTTTGAGATTCTATTTTCTTGGTGCCAATTGGAAGAATAGGGTTGAGCACGTCGGTGCAAAGAAGACTATTGACCAGGAGGGGCCATTGATCCTCTAGCGAACCTCAAGCTATGCAGAAAAACCCGGGAGGTTCGCGGAATGGATAC includes these proteins:
- the cas2 gene encoding CRISPR-associated endonuclease Cas2, which gives rise to MMVLVSYDVATSDTAGPRRLRKVAKICTNHGQRVQFSVFECLVDPAQWVAMRQQLVKTIDETQDSLRFYFLGANWKNRVEHVGAKKTIDQEGPLIL